A genomic stretch from Onychostoma macrolepis isolate SWU-2019 chromosome 02, ASM1243209v1, whole genome shotgun sequence includes:
- the LOC131522650 gene encoding CD48 antigen-like isoform X1 — translation MAINHRLRFLLCLLTFKTGFSAEISVVVQTGNSVQLHIQTQELPDFDDLSWKNDKSEIIVKYTSETKRVRLHSSYKDRVDFNDSNFSLTLKNMQKTDSGLYRAIAAGESDDNIVTYRVSVIDAVEAPVLTMNSNWSSSDSCTVNFTCRAHELMINSTYQNNRCSPEEVTSHENYTLILDCSEETIICNHSNPVSWKQDRISIKELCIKKENDSNNDQIESSLLWPVVGSVAVCILICLSVFLLFKYKKVCPCCLT, via the exons ATGGCAATAAATCACAGACTCAGATTTCTTCTTTGCCTTCTAACCTTCAAAACAG GGTTCAGTGCTGAGATCTCGGTGGTTGTGCAAACAGGAAATTCTGTTCAACTGCATATACAGACACAAGAACTACCAGATTTTGACGATTTATCCTGGAAAAATGATAAATCAGAGATTATAGTTAAATATACAAGTGAAACTAAAAGAGTAAGACTTCACTCTTCCTACAAGGACAGAGTGGATTTCAATGATTCAAACTTTTCTCTAACACTGAAGAACATGCAGAAGACAGACAGTGGACTCTACAGAGCAATAGCAGCTGGAGAATCAGACGACAATATTGTTACATACAGAGTGTCTGTTATTG ATGCTGTGGAGGCTCCTGTCCTGACTATGAACTCAAACTGGTCCAGCAGTGACTCCTGTACTGTGAACTTCACATGCAGAGCTCACGAGCTCATGATTAACTCCACCTATCAGAACAACAGATGCTCTCCAGAGGAAGTGACATCACATGAAAACTACACTCTCATTCTGGACTGCAGTGAGGAAACCATCATCTGTAACCATAGCAACCCTGTCAgctggaaacaagacagaaTAAGCATCAAAGAACTCTGCATTAAAAAAG AGAATGATTCAAACAATGACCAGATTGAGTCATCTCTCCTGTGGCCAGTTGTTGGTTCGGTGGCAGTGTGCATTTTGATATGTCTTTCAGTCTTTCTGTTATTCAAGTATAAAAAGGTATGTCCATGTTGCCTcacatag
- the LOC131522650 gene encoding CD48 antigen-like isoform X2 — translation MAINHRLRFLLCLLTFKTGFSAEISVVVQTGNSVQLHIQTQELPDFDDLSWKNDKSEIIVKYTSETKRVRLHSSYKDRVDFNDSNFSLTLKNMQKTDSGLYRAIAAGESDDNIVTYRVSVIDAVEAPVLTMNSNWSSSDSCTVNFTCRAHELMINSTYQNNRCSPEEVTSHENYTLILDCSEETIICNHSNPVSWKQDRISIKELCIKKENDSNNDQIESSLLWPVVGSVAVCILICLSVFLLFKYKKVLRRR, via the exons ATGGCAATAAATCACAGACTCAGATTTCTTCTTTGCCTTCTAACCTTCAAAACAG GGTTCAGTGCTGAGATCTCGGTGGTTGTGCAAACAGGAAATTCTGTTCAACTGCATATACAGACACAAGAACTACCAGATTTTGACGATTTATCCTGGAAAAATGATAAATCAGAGATTATAGTTAAATATACAAGTGAAACTAAAAGAGTAAGACTTCACTCTTCCTACAAGGACAGAGTGGATTTCAATGATTCAAACTTTTCTCTAACACTGAAGAACATGCAGAAGACAGACAGTGGACTCTACAGAGCAATAGCAGCTGGAGAATCAGACGACAATATTGTTACATACAGAGTGTCTGTTATTG ATGCTGTGGAGGCTCCTGTCCTGACTATGAACTCAAACTGGTCCAGCAGTGACTCCTGTACTGTGAACTTCACATGCAGAGCTCACGAGCTCATGATTAACTCCACCTATCAGAACAACAGATGCTCTCCAGAGGAAGTGACATCACATGAAAACTACACTCTCATTCTGGACTGCAGTGAGGAAACCATCATCTGTAACCATAGCAACCCTGTCAgctggaaacaagacagaaTAAGCATCAAAGAACTCTGCATTAAAAAAG AGAATGATTCAAACAATGACCAGATTGAGTCATCTCTCCTGTGGCCAGTTGTTGGTTCGGTGGCAGTGTGCATTTTGATATGTCTTTCAGTCTTTCTGTTATTCAAGTATAAAAAG GTGCTCAGGAGGAGGTAG